From Daucus carota subsp. sativus chromosome 6, DH1 v3.0, whole genome shotgun sequence, the proteins below share one genomic window:
- the LOC108224883 gene encoding uncharacterized protein LOC108224883, whose product MTLLVIVMDEEDNATSGSGLASNKKTRGPTFCKKLKKRLGKCTINFDEYGQPCGDMLRDFTIYLGSVVRFQVDINLESWDAVTQGLKDVIWNDIKVVLLIVMSSSGIFFP is encoded by the exons ATGACTTTGTTG GTAATAGTCATGGATGAAGAAGATAATGCAACATCGGGTTCTGGTTTAGCAAGCAACAAAAAGACCAGGGGTCCTACGTTCTgcaaaaaactgaaaaaaagaCTTGGAAAGTGTACCATTAATTTTGATGAATATGGTCAGCCATGTGGGGACATGCTTAGAGATTTCACCATTTATTTAGGATCGGTTGTCCGGTTTCAAGTTGATATAAATTTGGAAAGTTGGGATGCAGTAACTCAAGGATTAAAAGATGTAATTTGGAATGACATTAAG GTCGTATTGCTGATTGTCATGAGCTCTTCTGGGATTTTCTTTCCATAG
- the LOC108226977 gene encoding uncharacterized protein LOC108226977 isoform X1 — translation MGSCILTISLQSTFKLVLLLLCFSYTNIVPTSSQGLPGFLQGLACGIVNCGEGTCRGSNTTALGFECDCSPGWKQIPLVSFAIPSCVLPNCTVDFQCGSGAPPISFPPPPADNSTSPCNSVFCGNGKCVVNGTSYYCQCDQGYSNLFGKSTDACFEQCYFGADCKDLGLGPAPPPSTSSAGTPKTGTEEHRDDTKGKNGASNIMKNFQALVIATIALVFIT, via the exons ATGGGAAGTTGCATTTTGACAATTTCTCTCCAATCCACTTTCAAACTAGTCCTTCTCCTCCTCTGTTTCTCCTACACCAATATCGTTCCAACTAGTTCCCAAGGTCTGCCAGGGTTTCTGCAAGGCCTAGCATGCGGAATAGTGAACTGTGGAGAAGGAACATGCAGAGGTTCGAACACAACAGCGCTTGGTTTCGAATGTGATTGTAGTCCTGGTTGGAAGCAGATTCCTCTTGTTTCTTTCGCCATTCCCTCTTGTGTTCTTCCTAATT GCACAGTTGATTTCCAATGCGGAAGCGGAGCTCCACCAATATCATTTCCTCCGCCCCCAGCCGACAATTCTACAAGcc CTTGTAATTCTGTCTTCTGCGGGAACGGAAAGTGCGTAGTAAATGGTACTAGCTACTACTGCCAATGTGACCAAGGGTATTCCAATTTGTTCGGTAAATCCACCGATGCTTGTTTTGAACAAT GCTACTTTGGAGCAGATTGTAAAGACCTTGGATTAGGGCCGGCACCACCACCCAGTACTAGTTCTGCAGGCACACCGAAAACTGGTACGGAGGAACATCGAGATGATACAAAAG GAAAAAATGGAGCATCGAACATTATGAAGAATTTTCAAGCCCTTGTTATAGCGACAATAGCATTAGTCTTTATAACATGA
- the LOC108226977 gene encoding uncharacterized protein LOC108226977 isoform X2 gives MGSCILTISLQSTFKLVLLLLCFSYTNIVPTSSQGLPGFLQGLACGIVNCGEGTCRGSNTTALGFECDCSPGWKQIPLVSFAIPSCVLPNCTVDFQCGSGAPPISFPPPPADNSTSPCNSVFCGNGKCVVNGTSYYCQCDQGYSNLFGKSTDACFEQCYFGADCKDLGLGPAPPPSTSSAGTPKTGKNGASNIMKNFQALVIATIALVFIT, from the exons ATGGGAAGTTGCATTTTGACAATTTCTCTCCAATCCACTTTCAAACTAGTCCTTCTCCTCCTCTGTTTCTCCTACACCAATATCGTTCCAACTAGTTCCCAAGGTCTGCCAGGGTTTCTGCAAGGCCTAGCATGCGGAATAGTGAACTGTGGAGAAGGAACATGCAGAGGTTCGAACACAACAGCGCTTGGTTTCGAATGTGATTGTAGTCCTGGTTGGAAGCAGATTCCTCTTGTTTCTTTCGCCATTCCCTCTTGTGTTCTTCCTAATT GCACAGTTGATTTCCAATGCGGAAGCGGAGCTCCACCAATATCATTTCCTCCGCCCCCAGCCGACAATTCTACAAGcc CTTGTAATTCTGTCTTCTGCGGGAACGGAAAGTGCGTAGTAAATGGTACTAGCTACTACTGCCAATGTGACCAAGGGTATTCCAATTTGTTCGGTAAATCCACCGATGCTTGTTTTGAACAAT GCTACTTTGGAGCAGATTGTAAAGACCTTGGATTAGGGCCGGCACCACCACCCAGTACTAGTTCTGCAGGCACACCGAAAACTG GAAAAAATGGAGCATCGAACATTATGAAGAATTTTCAAGCCCTTGTTATAGCGACAATAGCATTAGTCTTTATAACATGA
- the LOC108226833 gene encoding auxin-responsive protein IAA1, whose amino-acid sequence MNYEETELTLGLPGRGTKRLLSGEATTKGDKPMVVGWPPVKEHRKGITMSRRYVKVAVDGAPYLRKVDLQSYGNYDELLSALQELFGCFTESDEKKLVDCVNGTLEYVPTYEDKDGDWMLLGDVPWKMFAQSCKRLRLMTRTPSIC is encoded by the exons ATGAACTATGAGGAAACTGAGCTTACTCTAGGGTTGCCTGGACGAGGCACGAAGCGTTTGCTTTCCGGGGAGGCGACAACCAAAGGCGACAAGCCTATGGTGGTGGGATGGCCGCCGGTAAAGGAGCATCGGAAGGGTATTACAATGAGTCGGAGATACGTGAAAGTGGCGGTGGATGGAGCTCCTTATTTGAGAAAAGTTGATTTACAAAGTTATGGTAACTACGATGAGTTGCTGAGTGCGTTACAGGAGTTGTTTGGCTGTTTTACTGAGAGTGATGAGAAGAAGCTCGTGGATTGTGTTAATGGGACACTTGAATATGTACCGACTTATGAAGATAAAGATGGTGACTGGATGCTTCTTGGTGATGTTCCATGGAA AATGTTTGCTCAGTCGTGCAAGAGGCTAAGGTTGATGACGAGAACACCTTCAATATGCTAA
- the LOC108227821 gene encoding ABC transporter F family member 4, producing MGKKKSDESGANAKAKTNSKDAPKDAKKISVSAMLASMDQKPDKTKKASSSSTAGKSKPKAAPKVSSYVDGLDLPPSDEEDDDIASEEEIETSDANKQTVRHQKTEEKPLQISVTEKELKKREKKEMITAQAAEYAKKVALKDDRDAFTVVIGSRAAVLEGQDDADANVKDITIENFSVSARGKELLKNTSVKISHGQRYGLVGPNGMGKSTLLKLLAWRKIPVPKNIDVLLVEQEVVGDDRSAVDAVVSANEELIQIREEVATLMKSSSAAGDDEDADGTASLDAAEKLTELYEKLQIMGSDAAEAQAAKILAGLGFTKEMQGRPTRSFSGGWRMRISLARALFVQPTLLLLDEPTNHLDLRAVLWLEEYLCRWKKTLVVVSHDRDFLNTVCNEIIHLHDLKLHLYRGNFDDFETGYEQRRKEANKKFENHEKQVKAAKRTGSRVAQEKVKNRAKLTAAKEASKNKSKGKVDDDEPLPDAPRKWRDYTVEFHFPEPTELTPPLMQLIEVSFSYPNRDDFRLSNVDVGIDMGTRVAIVGPNGAGKSTLLNLLAGDLVPSEGEMRRSQKLRVGRYSQHFVDLLTMEETPVQYLLRLHPDQEGFSKQEAVRAKLGKYGLPSHNHLSPIAKLSGGQKARVVFTSISMSKPHILLLDEPTNHLDMQSIDALADALDEFTGGVVLVSHDSRLISRVCGDEEKSEIWVVENGTVEKFPGTFDEYKEELQQEIRAEVDD from the coding sequence ATGGGAAAGAAAAAATCAGACGAAAGCGGAGCAAATGCAAAGGCTAAAACAAACAGTAAAGATGCCCCAAAAGATGCAAAGAAGATCTCCGTCTCAGCAATGCTTGCCAGCATGGACCAGAAACCAGATAAAACCAAAAAAGCATCATCAAGCTCAACTGCGGGCAAATCAAAGCCAAAAGCAGCTCCAAAGGTGTCTTCTTATGTTGATGGATTAGATCTACCTCCCTccgatgaagaagatgatgatatTGCTTCTGAAGAAGAGATTGAAACAAGTGATGCCAATAAGCAGACAGTTCGGCACCAGAAGACCGAAGAAAAACCTCTTCAAATCTCTGTAACTGAGAAGGAGTTGAAGAAAAGGGAGAAGAAAGAAATGATTACTGCCCAAGCTGCTGAGTATGCCAAAAAAGTTGCACTTAAGGATGATCGTGATGCTTTTACTGTTGTTATTGGCAGTAGGGCAGCTGTTCTCGAGGGTCAAGATGATGCTGATGCAAATGTTAAAGATATAACTATAGAAAATTTTTCTGTTTCAGCTCGAGGGAAAGAACTTTTGAAGAACACATCAGTAAAGATATCTCATGGGCAAAGGTACGGGTTGGTTGGACCCAATGGAATGGGTAAATCTACCTTATTAAAGCTTCTTGCATGGAGGAAGATTCCTGTACCAAAAAATATTGATGTGCTATTGGTTGAGCAAGAGGTAGTTGGTGATGACAGAAGTGCAGTTGATGCTGTCGTTTCAGCAAACGAAGAACTCATCCAGATCCGTGAAGAAGTTGCTACTCTGATGAAGTCATCTTCTGCTGctggtgatgatgaagatgctgATGGTACCGCTAGCCTTGATGCAGCGGAAAAGCTTACTGAGCTGTATGAGAAGTTGCAGATCATGGGATCAGATGCTGCTGAGGCTCAAGCAGCAAAGATTCTCGCTGGGTTGGGCTTCACCAAAGAAATGCAAGGTCGTCCTACTCGTTCATTCAGTGGAGGTTGGAGAATGAGAATTTCACTAGCTAGGGCCCTTTTTGTGCAACCAACTTTATTATTGTTGGATGAACCCACCAACCATCTTGATCTGAGGGCTGTTCTTTGGTTAGAAGAGTATTTATGTCGATGGAAGAAAACACTTgtagttgtgtcacatgatcgaGATTTCCTTAATACAGTTTGCAATGAGATCATTCATCTACATGATTTGAAACTCCACTTGTACCGTGGTAACTTTGACGATTTTGAGACTGGATATGAGCAGCGACGCAAAGAAGCAAACAAGAAGTTTGAAAATCATGAAAAGCAGGTTAAAGCTGCCAAGAGGACCGGGAGCCGGGTTGCTCAGGAGAAGGTAAAAAATCGAGCCAAGCTTACTGCTGCCAAGGAAGCTTCGAAGAATAAATCAAAAGGTAAAGTTGATGACGATGAGCCGCTACCAGATGCCCCGAGAAAGTGGAGGGACTACACTGTTGAGTTTCACTTTCCTGAACCAACTGAGTTGACACCACCTCTTATGCAGCTAATTGAAGTCAGCTTTAGTTATCCCAACAGGGATGACTTCAGACTCTCTAATGTAGATGTTGGTATTGATATGGGGACACGTGTTGCTATTGTTGGACCTAATGGGGCTGGGAAATCTACTTTGCTTAATCTTCTTGCAGGGGATTTGGTTCCAAGTGAGGGTGAAATGCGAAGGAGTCAAAAGTTAAGAGTTGGGAGATATTCACAGCACTTTGTGGATCTATTGACAATGGAGGAAACTCCTGTTCAGTATCTTCTTCGTCTTCATCCAGATCAAGAAGGATTTAGTAAACAAGAGGCTGTACGTGCAAAGCTTGGGAAATATGGACTTCCTAGTCATAATCACCTCAGCCCAATCGCAAAATTATCTGGAGGACAAAAGGCTCGGGTAGTCTTCACATCAATTTCTATGTCAAAGCCACATATACTGTTACTGGATGAGCCCACAAATCATTTAGATATGCAGAGTATCGATGCATTGGCTGATGCACTTGATGAATTTACAGGCGGAGTTGTCCTTGTCAGCCATGATTCTAGATTAATATCTCGTGTTTGTGGTGATGAAGAGAAGAGTGAGATATGGGTGGTTGAGAATGGAACTGTGGAGAAATTCCCTGGTACCTTTGATGAGTACAAAGAGGAGCTGCAACAGGAAATTCGAGCAGAGGTTGATGACTGA